In Terriglobus aquaticus, the genomic window CGAACTGGGACGTGACCGCGATGGGTGCGCGTGCGGACCAGGGCGTATTTAAGATGAACGCCAATGAAGAGCTGAACGTCGACGTTCAATACCTTGCCTACACGCGCTATCTAGCAAAGCAGCGCGTGCAGTTCCGCACCTTCGGTCTCGGCTATCACGATGGCCGCACCGGCCTGACCAAGACTGACAACCGCACTGCCGCCGCACGCGCTCTCGATCACAAGAACATCCGCATCGGCAGCTTCGGCGGAGACCTGATCGCCGCTCTGCCCGTTGGTCGTCAAACCTTCGATCTGCTCGCGTGGGGCGTGGGGCAAACCGGCCGCTGGGGCCTGCTGGACCACAAAGCCGGTGCCGTCGCCGTGGAGGGCGGACTGCGGCTTGAAACCGTCAGGACGAAGCCATGGTTGCGCGGTGGCTTCCTGCGCTCCACCGGCGACAACAACAACACCGACGGCACACACAACACCTTCTTCCAGGTGCTACCCACTCCCCGCAACTACGCCCGCTATCCCTTCTTCAACATGATGAACAGCAAGGACGAGTTCGTACAGCTCATCGACAAACCCGCAGCCAGGTTGGACCTGCGCACCGACCTGCATTTCCTGCAACTCACCGCCCCGTCGGACTTCTGGTACCAGGGCGGAGGCGCCTACGACAACAAGGCCTTCGGATACATCGGCCGACCCGGCAACAATCACGGCAGCTTCACTTCGCTGTACGACATCAGCGCCGACGTCGCCCTCACTAAGCAGTTCACATTCACCACGTACTACGCCCACGCGTTCGGAAAAACCGTAATCAAAAGCATCTACCCGATCCAAACCGGATCCAACTACGGGTACATCGAACTGCTCTACCACGGGTCGCATTCCCTCCGCTAAACCGGCGAGTGCCAACTGGAGAATGCGCTCACTGCTGCTGCCGTTACGGAACCGGCGTAAGCTCCTCCAGCAGCTCGGCCTTGTGCTCGGCAGCCGCAATCAGCGCCCATGTCTCTGCGCGCAGCCGAGTGCCTTGGCTTGTCGTTCCCTGAGGGAGAAATGCAGGCCCGCTAGGATTTGCTCCCGGCCCCGTTCCCCCCTTGCGGAGAAGGCCGAACAGCCTGGCCTAGGATCCGCTCTCTTTTCCGCCGACCACGGTGGCGACAAGGGACGGCAAAAGAAGCATTGCGAGAAACGTCAGAGCGGCGATGACACTGTGCATGGGATCCCCATCATGATCACGGCCTGGCGATACATCGCCATGGCCTTGGAATGAGCACTCGATCCGGGGAAGATGATGCGCTTATCTAAGGAACGTGTCGGGCGCGAAATCGGATTTCCTAATTCCGAACAAATCGCAAACTGCTCCAGCGCCTGTCACCTTGCACGCGCCGTCCGCACTTTTTCGATCTACAGGCCTGAGTTCGGCACCATCGAAGCTGGTGGTGGATCAAACGAAACTAAGCTCGTTTCGAAGATCCTGTTGCTCAGGTGAACCGGACTCCATGTCAGGAGTCGCGACGTTCGGGTTGCCACTGATCTTCAAAACCGGGTTCGACCGCGTCACGATGATCTTCACGCTCGCGCTGCTGGCGTTCACGCTCTTTCTGTTCGCGTTCTTCGTGTCCGTCACTCATGGCTCAATTTTACCGTTGGTGACTATCTGCAGGCTCTGCTTGTGCAGCGAAGCGCGCCTTCCAAGCCACCGCGAAACGTGAAAACAGCAAGGGCGACGGAAGAGTGGAGAAACTTGAAAGATACTTGACGACCCACCTTCGATTGCTGATCCAGCTAGCACGCTATGTTAGCTGCTAACAAACTGATACATAAGTGCGTTGTTAACTACAACAGTTGTGGCAAGCAATCCCACCAAAGCCTTGAAAGGCAGTGTTTAAGATCGAATCTTCAAATTAGGTCATTAGTTTTGGTTACCCCGCAAAACACATGCATGAGCATCACGCCGAACCAGGATCGTGGCTCTCACGCACACGCTTGAGTTACTGGAACTAAACAGGAGAATTGATGAAAGGCACACTCAGGAAGAAGCTATTCTTCTCGGCTTCTCTCATAGGTATGCTCTGCTGCACCGTCCGACCTTCGGACGCTCAGAGCACGACACCTCATGCGCTCACATTAAGCAACAGTGTGGAGACCATCGACAAGAATGGCCGCCGTGTCCTGGTTGCCGATGTGAAAGGTGACCTGAGTGGAGTGCTGACACTCGCGCTTGTTACGGCTCCCAACGGCGTCGTCTCGGATGGAGAGTGGGCACTCAACGTGTCGTACCTAGAGTACGGGCCGCCAGACGATGATGCGGACGGTGACGCCAGTCAGAAGCTCGTGCAGCGCGGCGTGATCAAAGGCAAGGTAAAGAGCGGTTCCGTCGTTCTCTCCCCTGCTGGCCTGCCGACAGATATGACTTCCATTCAGTTGGATATCACCGGGGCAACTCTTGAATTCGCTGCGATCAAAAGCGGCAGCGGCGCTGTAACCGGCAACTCGATGGATCAGCAGAATGCGTCCAGCGGAACTCTCACCATCAGCTACTAAAGGCTTGACCGACATGCAATCCAAACTTCGGACCCTTCGAAATCTTCTGCTTTTCTGCCTGATCGCAAGCTGTTTCATCACGCCTGCGCGAGCGTCTCACCTGCGCGGAACGAGCGTGGGCTGGCAACCTACCGGAACCCCCGGGACCGTTCAGTTCACCGTGCTCTATTCCCAGGCTGGATCTGGAACCCTCGGCGGTTCGGTCGGTCTGCAATTCAATTTTGGAGACGGTAGTAGCGCGAACGTTACAGCGACGATCACTTCCGTGAACTCGGCGGAAAGTTACTTCACTGCTTCGGCGACATTCACGCACACCTACACTTCCGTCGGACCGTTCACGGCTTACTACGAGAATTGTTGCCGCGTGAGTACCACGACGACAGGCTCGGGTTTAAGTCTCCGTATGGAAACGCTTGTCAGCCCATTTGCCAGCCCGGCGAACCACCCGCCCGTTGCGGTATCGCCCGCAATTGTGACGGTCCCAATTCAGTCGTTGGCAACGTTC contains:
- a CDS encoding alginate export family protein; protein product: MTLLRSLLLACIPAAISAAQSPVPDTRPQTPVLPANAPAGKPVVNVLLRERGNATQWFGALPNPETYGHGDSLLRLSLAQRLQRLDWQLEMSNSAELALPTDAVSPVSAQGQLGLGGTYFASNSNNNFPAAVSFKTGFARFHFHNDKGLFRLGRFEFLDGAETTPKNTALNWVQTNRIAQRLIGNFGFSNGQRSLDGVDLKIGGTNWDVTAMGARADQGVFKMNANEELNVDVQYLAYTRYLAKQRVQFRTFGLGYHDGRTGLTKTDNRTAAARALDHKNIRIGSFGGDLIAALPVGRQTFDLLAWGVGQTGRWGLLDHKAGAVAVEGGLRLETVRTKPWLRGGFLRSTGDNNNTDGTHNTFFQVLPTPRNYARYPFFNMMNSKDEFVQLIDKPAARLDLRTDLHFLQLTAPSDFWYQGGGAYDNKAFGYIGRPGNNHGSFTSLYDISADVALTKQFTFTTYYAHAFGKTVIKSIYPIQTGSNYGYIELLYHGSHSLR